In Phragmites australis chromosome 24, lpPhrAust1.1, whole genome shotgun sequence, the following are encoded in one genomic region:
- the LOC133906946 gene encoding proline-rich protein 4-like: MGAAPRRLLLGVCAVLMAIAVTGEAASVVVGLAKCADCTRKNMKAQAAFRGLQVAIKCKNANGEYESKAVGKLENSGEFTIPLAADLHGADCLAQLHSLAGAPCPGQEPSRIVAQSEGTFVAVPGKTHSSSAECASATICGPIKKHFFDHFHKKPVPPKPKPQPEPQPEYHPPTPTYGSPTPIYHPPATHLFDKKHVFDHFHKDHDYHHFFDHFHKKPVPPKPKPEPKPQPEYHPPTPTYGSPTPIYHPPAKN, encoded by the exons ATGGGAGCTGCACCTCGCAGGCTTCTCCTCGGCGTCTGCGCCGTGCTGATGGCGATCGCTGTCACTGGCGAGGCAGCGTCGGTCGTGGTCGGCCTGGCCAAATGCGCCGACTGCACGAGGAAGAACATGAAGGCCCAGGCGGCTTTCAGGG GTCTTCAAGTTGCGATCAAGTGCAAGAACGCCAACGGCGAGTACGAGAGCAAAGCAGTCGGTAAGCTTGAAAACTCCGGCGAATTCACCATCCCCCTCGCCGCTGACCTCCACGGCGCCGACTGCCTTGCACAGCTCCACAGCCTGGCGGGCGCCCCGTGCCCCGGGCAGGAGCCATCCAGGATCGTGGCGCAGTCCGAGGGCACCTTCGTCGCCGTCCCCGGCAAGACACACAGCTCATCAGCGGAGTGCGCATCGGCGACCATCTGCGGCCCGATCAAGAAGCACTTCTTCGACCACTTCCACAAGAAGCCCGTGCCGCCGAAGCCGAAGCCGCAGCCCGAGCCGCAGCCAGAGTACCACCCTCCCACGCCGACCTACGGGTCGCCGACTCCGATCTACCATCCTCCGGCCACGCATTTATTTGACAAGAAGCATGTGTTCGATCACTTCCACAAGGACCACGACTACCACCACTTCTTCGACCACTTCCACAAGAAGCCTGTACCGCCAAAGCCGAAGCCAGAGCCCAAGCCACAGCCGGAGTACCATCCCCCGACGCCGACGTACGGATCGCCAACTCCGATCTACCATCCTCCGGCCAAGAACTGA